One Burkholderia sp. PAMC 26561 genomic window carries:
- a CDS encoding peptidoglycan D,D-transpeptidase FtsI family protein codes for MKPTPKKNKGVAFTPNPILSVRLPMWRSKLVVFLLFMAFVALAGRAFWIQGPGNAFFKKQGESRYQRTLELPATRGQIKDRNGLVLATSLPVKAIWAIPEAVPDDLGAEKLGQLSTLLEMSPKELRSKLSMDKTFVYVKRQVPMEVAQKVAALDIPGIYTRGEYKRFYPEGEITAHLIGFTNIEDKGQEGVELGDQGVLAGTPGMRRVIKDRMGHIVEDVDEQVVPHNGEDVDLSIDSKIQYIAYTNLKAAVEKFKAKAGAAIVIDVKTGEVLALVNYPTYNPNDRSRMTGEQLRNRIMTDTFEPGSIMKPFTVSLALDLHRVTPNTLVETGNGQFVLDGARITDDSGFGTLTVGGVIQKSSNIGATKIAMQLKPEEMWNMYTSIGLGQAPKVGFPGAVSGRLRPWKSWRRIEQATMSYGYGLSASLFQLARAYTAIAHDGQVLPVSIFRTPGDSAVTGPQVFAPTTAREVRAMLETVTAKGGTSPDAAVPGYRVGGKSGTAYKHAGRGYDKSKYRASFVGMGPMPNPRIVVAVSVDEPTAGSHFGGQVSGPVFSAIVGDTLRSLNVPPDMAVKQMVVSDDPASGTPATDIKKPNATTTNPPKKLKVSANTKTHPGVVR; via the coding sequence ATGAAACCCACGCCAAAGAAGAACAAGGGCGTCGCGTTCACGCCCAATCCCATTCTCTCCGTGCGCCTCCCAATGTGGCGCTCGAAGCTCGTCGTATTCCTCCTGTTCATGGCCTTCGTTGCGCTTGCAGGACGTGCGTTCTGGATCCAGGGTCCGGGCAACGCGTTCTTCAAGAAACAAGGCGAGAGCCGTTATCAGCGCACGCTTGAACTGCCTGCTACGCGGGGCCAGATCAAGGACCGCAACGGCCTCGTGCTTGCGACCAGCCTGCCGGTAAAGGCGATCTGGGCAATCCCCGAAGCCGTTCCCGACGACCTCGGCGCGGAAAAGCTCGGCCAGCTTTCCACGCTGCTCGAGATGTCGCCGAAAGAACTGCGCTCCAAGTTGTCGATGGACAAGACCTTCGTCTACGTGAAACGCCAGGTGCCCATGGAAGTCGCGCAGAAAGTCGCTGCGCTGGATATCCCAGGCATCTACACACGTGGCGAATACAAACGGTTCTATCCGGAAGGCGAGATCACCGCGCATCTGATCGGCTTCACCAATATTGAAGACAAGGGTCAGGAAGGCGTCGAACTCGGCGATCAGGGCGTGCTCGCCGGAACGCCGGGCATGCGCCGCGTGATCAAGGACCGGATGGGGCACATCGTCGAGGACGTCGACGAACAAGTCGTGCCGCACAACGGCGAAGACGTGGATCTGTCGATTGACAGCAAGATCCAGTACATCGCTTATACGAACCTGAAAGCGGCCGTCGAGAAGTTCAAGGCGAAGGCGGGCGCAGCCATTGTCATCGATGTGAAGACGGGCGAAGTGCTCGCGCTCGTCAACTACCCGACCTATAACCCGAACGACCGCTCGCGCATGACCGGCGAGCAGTTGCGCAACCGGATCATGACGGACACGTTCGAGCCGGGCTCGATCATGAAGCCGTTCACCGTGTCGCTTGCGCTCGATCTGCATCGTGTGACGCCGAATACGCTTGTCGAAACGGGCAACGGCCAGTTCGTGCTCGACGGCGCGCGCATTACTGACGACTCGGGCTTCGGCACGCTGACCGTGGGTGGCGTGATCCAGAAGTCGAGCAACATCGGCGCGACCAAGATTGCGATGCAGTTGAAGCCCGAAGAGATGTGGAACATGTACACGAGCATCGGGCTCGGACAAGCGCCGAAGGTGGGATTCCCTGGCGCGGTGTCCGGACGTTTGCGGCCGTGGAAAAGCTGGCGCCGGATCGAACAGGCGACGATGTCGTATGGCTATGGTTTGTCGGCGTCGCTGTTCCAGTTGGCGCGCGCTTACACGGCGATCGCGCATGATGGCCAGGTGTTGCCGGTTTCCATCTTCCGCACGCCCGGCGACTCGGCCGTGACCGGTCCCCAAGTATTTGCACCGACCACCGCGCGTGAAGTGCGCGCCATGCTCGAAACCGTGACGGCGAAGGGCGGCACGTCGCCGGATGCGGCCGTGCCGGGTTACCGCGTGGGCGGGAAGTCGGGTACGGCGTACAAGCACGCTGGCCGCGGCTACGACAAATCCAAGTACCGCGCGTCGTTCGTGGGCATGGGCCCGATGCCGAATCCGCGCATCGTGGTGGCGGTTTCTGTCGATGAACCCACGGCCGGCAGCCACTTCGGCGGTCAGGTTTCGGGGCCGGTGTTCTCGGCCATCGTCGGCGATACCCTGCGTTCGCTGAACGTTCCGCCTGACATGGCCGTGAAGCAGATGGTCGTCTCCGACGACCCCGCTTCCGGCACGCCGGCAACCGACATCAAGAAGCCGAACGCGACGACCACGAATCCGCCGAAGAAGCTGAAAGTATCGGCGAATACGAAAACGCATCCGGGAGTCGTTCGATGA
- the ftsL gene encoding cell division protein FtsL produces MNRLNIFLLIVVLGCALSAVSSSNKQRQIFINVQRAQSQERQLQQDFSQLQYQQSALSKTSRIEQLAITSLKMQPVTTGRTQYLNYDPATSKATDAPLPAPLPASAPPARGVKR; encoded by the coding sequence ATGAACCGTCTGAATATCTTCCTGCTGATCGTCGTGCTTGGCTGCGCGTTGTCTGCGGTGAGCTCGTCGAACAAGCAGCGGCAGATTTTTATCAATGTGCAGCGGGCGCAGTCGCAAGAGCGTCAGTTGCAGCAGGATTTTTCCCAGCTTCAATATCAGCAGAGCGCGTTGTCGAAAACCTCGCGTATCGAGCAGTTGGCCATTACGTCCCTGAAAATGCAGCCCGTCACGACGGGCCGTACGCAATATCTGAACTATGACCCGGCGACGTCGAAGGCAACAGACGCGCCGTTGCCCGCGCCCCTGCCGGCGTCGGCTCCTCCCGCACGCGGGGTGAAACGATGA
- the rsmH gene encoding 16S rRNA (cytosine(1402)-N(4))-methyltransferase RsmH, which translates to MAPAMKNELQHRTVLLDEAVNALITRVDGTYIDGTFGRGGHSRLALTKLGEAGRLIAFDKDPLAIATAGQIQDSRFSIVHESFASLADAAAERGVGKVSGVLLDLGVSSPQVDDPDRGFSFRADGPLDMRMDPSRGESAADWLARATVQELTEVIRDYGEERFAFQIAKALVARRAESDRLGPLVSTGELAQIVGHVVKTREKGKDPATRTFQAIRIHINQELAELQVVLDAALALLEQGGRLVVISFHSLEDRIVKRFMQAHASGPAIDRRLPIRAADIPTPPLKLLGRVFASEAEVAANPRARSAVMRIAERVTEQTAP; encoded by the coding sequence ATGGCCCCTGCGATGAAAAACGAATTGCAGCATCGCACGGTGCTGCTGGATGAAGCGGTCAATGCGCTGATAACGCGTGTCGACGGTACTTATATAGATGGAACGTTTGGGCGCGGCGGCCATAGCCGGCTCGCGCTGACGAAGTTGGGCGAAGCCGGCCGGCTGATCGCTTTCGACAAAGACCCGCTGGCCATCGCCACGGCAGGACAGATTCAGGATTCGCGGTTTTCGATCGTGCATGAGAGTTTCGCCTCGTTAGCCGATGCCGCTGCCGAGCGAGGAGTTGGGAAAGTGTCGGGCGTGTTGCTGGATCTGGGTGTGTCGTCGCCGCAAGTGGACGATCCGGACCGCGGCTTCAGCTTTCGGGCCGATGGCCCACTCGACATGCGAATGGACCCGAGCCGCGGCGAATCCGCAGCGGACTGGCTGGCGCGGGCAACGGTGCAGGAATTGACGGAGGTGATCAGAGATTATGGGGAAGAACGGTTTGCTTTTCAGATTGCAAAGGCGCTTGTTGCTCGCCGGGCAGAGTCCGACCGTCTTGGGCCTCTCGTCAGCACGGGCGAGCTTGCCCAAATCGTGGGTCACGTCGTCAAAACCCGTGAGAAGGGCAAGGATCCGGCAACCCGCACCTTTCAGGCTATACGGATTCACATCAATCAAGAGCTTGCGGAGCTGCAAGTAGTTCTGGACGCAGCATTGGCGTTGTTGGAGCAAGGGGGGCGCCTCGTCGTGATCAGCTTTCATTCGCTCGAGGACCGGATCGTCAAGCGTTTCATGCAGGCTCACGCAAGCGGGCCTGCGATCGATCGCCGCCTGCCCATCCGCGCTGCCGACATTCCCACGCCGCCGCTCAAGTTGCTCGGCCGCGTATTCGCTTCCGAAGCTGAAGTTGCGGCGAACCCGCGCGCGCGCTCCGCAGTCATGCGGATCGCCGAGCGCGTCACAGAGCAGACGGCGCCATGA
- the mraZ gene encoding division/cell wall cluster transcriptional repressor MraZ — MFQGASALSLDAKGRMSVPSRYRDALQGQAEGRVTLTKSPDGCLLLFPRPEWEIFRSKIAALPMDAIWVRRIYLGNAMDVELDSAGRVLVSPELRAAATLAKEVTLLGMGNYLEVWDAATYAEKEKAAMAQGMPDALKNFTF; from the coding sequence GTGTTCCAGGGAGCTTCAGCGCTATCGCTCGATGCGAAAGGACGGATGTCCGTCCCGTCTCGCTATCGCGACGCGCTGCAAGGACAGGCAGAAGGCCGGGTCACGCTCACGAAGAGCCCGGATGGATGCCTGTTGCTCTTTCCTCGCCCGGAGTGGGAAATCTTCCGTTCAAAAATCGCTGCACTCCCCATGGACGCAATCTGGGTTCGCCGTATATATCTCGGCAATGCCATGGATGTCGAACTCGACAGCGCCGGGCGCGTGCTGGTATCGCCGGAATTGCGTGCCGCGGCCACGCTCGCCAAAGAAGTGACATTGCTTGGAATGGGTAATTACCTGGAAGTGTGGGACGCCGCGACTTACGCGGAGAAGGAAAAAGCGGCAATGGCGCAGGGCATGCCCGACGCGCTGAAGAATTTTACGTTTTGA
- the coq7 gene encoding 2-polyprenyl-3-methyl-6-methoxy-1,4-benzoquinone monooxygenase: MTLDELISEFDRGLRSMTGVSRMSRPVPEPQGAYVDASDATEHPAETSLTAEEKAHSAGLMRVNHVGEVCAQALYQAQKLATNSAPLKRGFEEAAREEEDHLAWTAHRLRDLDSRPSLLNPLWYTGSLALGFLAGRFGDRVSLGFMAETERQVEKHLDSHMTSLPVNDYASRAIVDQMRVDEAAHAVAATQAGGTELPFLVRALMRATSKVMTRTAYYI, translated from the coding sequence ATGACACTCGATGAATTGATCTCTGAGTTCGATCGTGGACTTCGGTCGATGACCGGCGTTTCCCGGATGTCCCGTCCGGTTCCGGAGCCGCAAGGCGCATATGTCGATGCAAGCGATGCGACCGAGCATCCGGCGGAAACGTCCTTGACCGCAGAAGAGAAAGCGCATTCAGCGGGGTTGATGCGCGTGAATCATGTGGGCGAGGTCTGCGCACAGGCGCTGTATCAGGCGCAGAAGCTTGCGACCAACTCAGCGCCCTTGAAACGCGGCTTCGAGGAAGCAGCGCGCGAAGAAGAGGATCACCTTGCGTGGACGGCGCACCGTCTGCGCGACCTGGACTCGCGGCCAAGCCTGCTCAATCCGTTGTGGTACACGGGTTCGCTGGCATTGGGTTTCCTTGCCGGGCGGTTCGGTGACCGCGTGAGTCTCGGCTTTATGGCCGAGACGGAGCGGCAGGTCGAGAAGCACCTGGACAGCCACATGACCAGTTTGCCGGTCAATGACTACGCGTCGCGGGCGATCGTCGATCAGATGCGAGTCGATGAAGCGGCGCATGCTGTCGCTGCGACGCAAGCTGGCGGCACCGAATTGCCGTTCCTTGTGCGGGCGCTAATGCGCGCAACATCGAAGGTCATGACCCGCACCGCGTACTACATTTAA
- a CDS encoding porin encodes MKKSLLALAALGTFAGAAHAQSSVTLYGIVDAGFVYNNNSGGQKLYATSAGNLQGDRWGLRGTEDLGGGLKALFVLENGFNAFTGRLNQGGDEFGRQAYVGLSSQFGTVTLGRQYDSVVDYTGALEVGSQWGTFYGAHPGDLDNMNNSNRTNNAIKYTSANYSGITFGGLYSLGGVAGQFNRNQIFSGGVGYAQGPLTLGAGYVNVKNPNFSFFGNNATSSATASNMTGSRVYSGYATAKTQQIITAAGAYTFGPATVGATYSNTQFKDLGQTGVTGAGQVTNGSAKFHNAEVNFKYQLTPAFLLGAAYDYTKGYGVNDAKYHQGVIGADYFLSKRTDVYVDGVYQHASGTDSVGKAVAQINGLSASTTSNQVAAIVGIRHKF; translated from the coding sequence ATGAAAAAGTCGCTTCTCGCTCTGGCTGCGTTGGGTACGTTTGCTGGTGCTGCGCACGCTCAGAGCAGCGTGACGCTGTACGGTATTGTCGATGCAGGCTTTGTCTATAACAACAACTCGGGCGGCCAAAAGCTGTACGCAACGAGCGCCGGCAATCTGCAAGGCGATCGTTGGGGCCTGCGTGGTACCGAGGACCTGGGCGGTGGCCTGAAGGCGCTGTTCGTGTTGGAAAACGGCTTCAATGCATTCACCGGTCGTTTGAATCAAGGGGGCGACGAGTTCGGCCGTCAGGCCTATGTTGGTTTGTCTTCGCAATTCGGCACGGTCACCTTGGGTCGTCAATACGACTCAGTGGTTGACTACACCGGCGCGCTGGAAGTCGGTAGCCAGTGGGGCACGTTCTACGGTGCGCACCCGGGCGACCTGGACAACATGAACAACTCGAACCGCACGAACAACGCGATCAAGTACACGAGCGCCAACTACTCGGGTATCACGTTCGGCGGTTTGTACAGCCTCGGTGGTGTTGCAGGTCAGTTCAACCGCAACCAGATCTTTTCGGGCGGTGTTGGCTATGCGCAAGGTCCGTTGACGTTGGGCGCAGGTTACGTGAACGTCAAGAACCCGAACTTTTCGTTCTTCGGCAACAACGCAACGTCGAGCGCAACGGCTTCGAACATGACCGGTTCGCGTGTGTACTCGGGTTATGCAACGGCCAAGACGCAGCAGATCATCACGGCTGCAGGCGCTTACACGTTCGGCCCGGCAACCGTCGGCGCAACGTACAGCAACACGCAGTTCAAGGATCTGGGTCAAACCGGCGTGACGGGCGCAGGCCAGGTCACGAACGGCAGCGCCAAGTTCCACAACGCCGAAGTGAACTTCAAGTATCAACTGACGCCGGCGTTCTTGCTGGGTGCTGCATACGACTACACCAAGGGCTACGGCGTGAACGACGCGAAGTACCACCAAGGCGTGATCGGTGCGGACTACTTCCTGTCGAAGCGTACGGACGTCTACGTCGATGGTGTGTACCAGCACGCAAGCGGCACGGACTCGGTCGGCAAGGCAGTGGCGCAGATCAACGGTCTGTCGGCATCGACGACGTCGAACCAGGTCGCAGCAATCGTCGGCATTCGCCACAAGTTCTAA
- a CDS encoding long-chain fatty acid--CoA ligase, whose amino-acid sequence MEKIWLKSYPAGVPEEIDATRYNSLSDLLLESFRENRSKRAFVCMGKAITYGELDAVSTRLAAWFQARGLKPGARIAIMMPNVLQYPVAIAAILRAGYVVVNVNPLYTPRELEHQLQDSGAQAIVVLENFAHTVQSVVKNTAIEHVVVATMGDLMGVKGMIVNFVVRKVKKLVPAWNLPGHVSFNTALRQGASETLKPVSQGPDDIAFLQYTGGTTGVAKGAMLLHRNLIANVLQSEVWLEPGRRNRPDIDQFISVVALPLYHIFALTVCGFLTIRTGGMGILIPNPRDIPGTIKELKGFPINTFPAVNTLYNALLNNPEFAKLDFSKLIAANGGGMAVQEAVAKRWFEITGSPIIEGYGLSETSPCVTCNPVTATEYTGTIGLPFPSTEISIRDDDDREVPLGQPGEVCIRGPQVMAGYWNRPDETAKVMTPDGFFKSGDVGVMDERGYVKIVDRKKDMILVSGFNVYPNEIEDVVAKLPGVFEVAAVGVKDAASGEAVKLFVVRRDPHLTEADVIAYCKERLTGYKRPRVIEFRTELPKSNVGKILRRELRDGNA is encoded by the coding sequence ATGGAAAAAATCTGGCTGAAGTCCTATCCGGCAGGCGTGCCCGAGGAAATCGATGCAACCCGCTACAACTCGCTTTCCGATCTGCTGCTGGAGAGCTTCCGCGAAAATCGCAGCAAGCGCGCGTTTGTCTGCATGGGCAAAGCCATCACGTATGGCGAGCTCGACGCAGTCTCGACCCGGCTCGCCGCCTGGTTCCAGGCACGTGGCCTGAAACCAGGCGCGCGCATCGCGATCATGATGCCCAACGTGCTGCAATATCCCGTTGCGATCGCGGCGATCTTGCGGGCGGGGTATGTGGTCGTGAACGTGAATCCGCTTTACACGCCGCGCGAACTCGAACACCAGTTGCAGGATTCCGGCGCGCAGGCCATCGTCGTGCTCGAAAACTTCGCGCATACCGTGCAGTCGGTCGTCAAAAACACAGCGATCGAACACGTCGTGGTTGCCACGATGGGCGACCTGATGGGCGTGAAAGGCATGATCGTCAATTTCGTCGTGCGCAAGGTGAAGAAGCTCGTGCCCGCATGGAATCTTCCGGGCCACGTGAGCTTCAACACGGCGCTTCGGCAAGGCGCGAGCGAAACGCTCAAGCCCGTCAGCCAGGGACCGGACGACATCGCTTTCCTCCAGTACACGGGTGGCACGACCGGCGTGGCGAAGGGCGCAATGTTGCTGCATCGGAACTTGATTGCGAACGTCCTGCAGTCGGAAGTGTGGCTTGAACCCGGACGCAGGAACCGGCCTGATATCGACCAGTTCATCAGTGTCGTGGCGCTGCCGCTTTATCACATCTTTGCGCTGACGGTTTGTGGCTTCCTCACCATCAGGACCGGCGGCATGGGCATCCTGATTCCGAATCCACGCGATATCCCCGGCACGATCAAGGAGCTCAAAGGCTTCCCGATCAACACCTTCCCGGCCGTCAACACGCTCTACAACGCGTTGCTGAACAACCCGGAATTCGCGAAGCTGGATTTCTCGAAGCTGATTGCGGCGAATGGCGGCGGCATGGCGGTGCAGGAAGCCGTGGCGAAGCGCTGGTTCGAGATAACGGGGTCGCCGATTATCGAAGGGTATGGGTTGTCCGAGACATCGCCGTGCGTGACGTGCAATCCGGTGACCGCCACGGAATATACCGGGACGATCGGGTTGCCGTTTCCATCGACTGAAATCTCCATTCGCGATGACGACGACCGCGAAGTGCCGCTCGGCCAGCCGGGCGAGGTCTGCATTCGCGGACCGCAAGTGATGGCGGGCTACTGGAATCGTCCCGACGAAACCGCGAAAGTAATGACGCCCGACGGCTTCTTCAAATCCGGCGACGTCGGCGTGATGGACGAGCGCGGTTACGTGAAGATCGTCGACCGGAAGAAGGACATGATCCTGGTGTCGGGCTTCAACGTGTATCCGAACGAGATCGAGGACGTGGTGGCCAAGCTTCCGGGCGTGTTCGAAGTGGCTGCCGTCGGCGTAAAGGACGCGGCATCGGGCGAAGCGGTGAAGCTGTTTGTCGTGCGGCGGGACCCGCACCTGACTGAAGCGGACGTCATTGCTTATTGCAAGGAGCGGCTGACCGGATACAAGCGGCCTCGGGTGATCGAATTCCGTACGGAATTGCCCAAGAGCAACGTTGGCAAAATTCTGCGCCGCGAGTTGCGCGACGGCAACGCCTGA
- a CDS encoding molybdopterin-containing oxidoreductase family protein, which produces MNAPAEFVRAVCPHDCPDTCAMRVTVKDGRAIKISGDPDHPPTQGVLCTKVTRYAERTHHKDRLLTPMRRVGRKGEGHFEAIGWGEALTLAADRLSEIAARSPEAIMPYSYAGTMGLVQGESIAARFFNMLGASRLDRTICAAAGAAGLRYTYGGSLGMHTEYFEESELILIWGSNPIASNLHFWTRAQEAKRRGARLIAIDPYRSLTAEKCHQHIALKPGTDGALALGMINVLIGDGLIDHEYISAHTLGFDQLKARANDYPPPRVAEICGIEAQVVTDLARALGSTKKASIRLNYGMQRVRGGGNAVRAIACLPSLTGAWRERSGGLLLSSSNWAPVDVNALERPDLLPRWPSKLPRIVNMNAIGDALLHPGDTTFGPKIEAMIVYNSNPVAVAPDSAKVATGFAREDLFTIVLEHFQTDTADYADLIFPATTQLEHLDAHKSYGHTHVMANLPAIPPVGESRANTEIFRGLAKAMGLTHPALFETDDEVASKAFRWDDPALAGVNWETLKSNGWAQLKLPDAPFAEGGFRTPSGKCEFFSERLERAGLEPVPDYLPPYESAEYAPALAARYPLSMISPPARNFLNSSFVNVESLRSTEGEPHVDIHPADAHARQIANGETVRIFNDRGSMQARARITDRAREGVVVGLSIWWKKLAPDGCNANQVTSQALTDLGGSATFYDCLVEVETVY; this is translated from the coding sequence ATGAACGCTCCCGCCGAATTCGTCCGCGCCGTCTGCCCGCACGATTGCCCCGATACATGCGCAATGCGCGTCACGGTGAAGGACGGTCGCGCGATCAAGATTTCGGGTGACCCGGATCATCCGCCGACGCAAGGCGTGCTGTGTACAAAGGTGACGCGATACGCGGAGCGCACGCATCACAAGGATCGTTTGCTGACGCCGATGCGCCGCGTCGGACGCAAAGGCGAAGGACATTTCGAAGCGATCGGCTGGGGCGAAGCGCTGACACTCGCTGCCGATCGGCTAAGTGAGATAGCCGCGCGTTCGCCCGAAGCGATCATGCCGTACAGCTATGCCGGCACGATGGGTCTCGTGCAGGGCGAAAGCATCGCGGCGCGTTTTTTCAATATGCTGGGTGCATCGAGGCTAGACCGGACGATTTGCGCCGCAGCCGGCGCCGCGGGCTTGCGCTACACGTATGGCGGAAGTCTCGGCATGCATACCGAGTACTTCGAGGAAAGCGAGTTGATCCTCATCTGGGGATCGAATCCGATTGCATCGAATCTGCATTTCTGGACGCGGGCGCAGGAGGCCAAGCGGCGCGGCGCGCGGCTGATCGCGATCGATCCGTATCGTTCGCTCACGGCGGAGAAGTGTCATCAGCACATTGCGTTGAAGCCCGGCACGGACGGCGCGCTTGCGCTCGGTATGATCAATGTCCTGATCGGCGACGGGTTGATCGACCATGAATACATAAGCGCGCATACGCTCGGTTTCGATCAGCTCAAGGCTCGCGCGAACGACTATCCGCCCCCGCGCGTGGCGGAGATTTGCGGAATCGAAGCGCAAGTGGTGACCGATCTGGCGCGCGCTTTGGGATCGACGAAAAAAGCATCCATACGTCTCAACTACGGCATGCAGCGCGTGCGCGGCGGCGGCAATGCGGTTCGCGCAATTGCATGTTTGCCATCGCTTACCGGCGCGTGGCGCGAGCGGTCGGGCGGGTTGCTGCTTTCATCGTCGAATTGGGCGCCTGTTGACGTCAATGCCCTCGAACGGCCCGACTTGTTGCCGAGATGGCCGTCGAAATTGCCGCGCATCGTGAACATGAATGCCATCGGCGATGCACTTTTGCATCCCGGCGACACTACGTTCGGCCCGAAGATCGAAGCGATGATTGTCTACAACTCAAATCCCGTAGCCGTCGCGCCGGATTCGGCGAAGGTCGCCACGGGTTTCGCGCGGGAAGATCTGTTCACGATCGTGCTCGAGCACTTCCAGACCGATACCGCGGATTACGCCGACCTCATTTTTCCCGCGACCACGCAGCTCGAACATCTCGATGCCCACAAGTCCTACGGTCACACGCATGTGATGGCGAACTTGCCGGCGATCCCGCCAGTGGGCGAATCACGCGCGAACACGGAGATTTTCCGAGGCCTGGCAAAAGCGATGGGGCTGACGCATCCCGCGTTGTTCGAAACCGATGACGAAGTGGCATCGAAGGCATTCAGATGGGATGACCCCGCGCTTGCGGGCGTGAACTGGGAAACACTGAAGTCGAACGGCTGGGCGCAGCTCAAGCTACCGGACGCGCCGTTTGCGGAGGGCGGATTCCGCACGCCATCGGGAAAATGCGAGTTTTTTAGCGAGCGCCTCGAGCGCGCGGGACTGGAGCCGGTGCCCGACTATTTGCCGCCGTATGAATCGGCTGAATACGCGCCGGCGCTGGCTGCACGGTATCCGCTTTCGATGATCTCGCCGCCGGCCCGGAACTTCCTCAATAGCAGCTTCGTCAACGTCGAAAGCCTTCGGTCAACAGAAGGCGAGCCGCATGTCGATATTCATCCCGCCGACGCCCACGCCCGCCAGATTGCCAACGGCGAAACGGTGCGCATCTTCAACGATCGTGGATCGATGCAAGCGCGGGCTCGCATAACGGATCGCGCGCGTGAAGGCGTGGTGGTCGGATTGTCGATCTGGTGGAAGAAACTCGCACCCGATGGTTGCAATGCGAATCAGGTGACGAGCCAGGCGCTGACCGATCTCGGCGGTTCTGCGACATTTTATGACTGTCTCGTGGAGGTCGAGACCGTTTACTAA
- a CDS encoding M20 aminoacylase family protein, producing MNLIPEIEASHEEIKALRRTIHANPELRYEEVGTAKLVAENLERWGLEVHRGMGKTGVVGVLKRGSSSRSIGLRADMDALPITELNTFDHKSQNAGRMHACGHDGHTAMLLGAAQHLAKYGKFDGTIVFIFQPAEEGGAGAKAMIHDGLFEQFPVDAVFGIHNWPGMKAGTFGVTEGPLMASSNEFRISVKGIGSHAALPHNGRDPIFAAMQIANGLQGIITRSKKPIDTAVLSITQIHAGDAVNVVPDDAWLGGTVRTFTVETLDLIERRMKTIVESTAAAYECEGVLEFYRNYPPTINDAEQARFAVSVMEEIVGKQNVNASVEPTMGAEDFSFMLLAKPGCYAFLGNGEGEHRESGHGAGPCMLHNASYDFNDDLLSVGSTYFVKLADRFLSAR from the coding sequence ATGAATTTGATTCCAGAAATCGAAGCATCACACGAAGAAATCAAAGCTTTGCGACGAACGATCCACGCAAACCCGGAACTACGTTACGAAGAAGTCGGAACCGCGAAACTCGTGGCTGAAAATCTTGAACGATGGGGTCTCGAGGTTCATCGCGGGATGGGAAAAACCGGCGTGGTTGGTGTGTTGAAGCGCGGTTCGAGCTCGAGGAGCATTGGCCTTCGTGCCGATATGGATGCCTTGCCGATCACGGAACTCAACACGTTCGATCACAAATCACAAAATGCGGGACGCATGCACGCATGCGGTCACGACGGCCACACGGCCATGTTGCTCGGCGCGGCCCAACATCTGGCCAAGTATGGAAAGTTCGATGGGACCATCGTGTTCATCTTCCAACCGGCCGAAGAAGGCGGCGCGGGCGCAAAAGCGATGATCCACGATGGCTTGTTCGAGCAGTTTCCCGTCGATGCCGTCTTTGGCATTCATAACTGGCCGGGCATGAAGGCGGGCACGTTCGGCGTGACGGAAGGCCCATTGATGGCATCGAGCAACGAGTTTCGAATCAGCGTCAAAGGGATCGGGTCGCATGCAGCGTTGCCGCATAACGGCCGCGACCCGATTTTCGCCGCAATGCAGATTGCCAACGGACTGCAGGGAATCATCACGCGGAGCAAGAAGCCTATCGATACGGCCGTCTTGTCGATCACGCAGATCCACGCGGGCGACGCAGTCAATGTCGTCCCCGATGATGCATGGCTTGGCGGCACGGTAAGAACATTCACGGTCGAAACGCTCGATTTGATCGAACGACGAATGAAGACGATTGTGGAATCGACCGCGGCCGCGTATGAGTGCGAAGGCGTGTTGGAGTTCTATCGAAATTATCCGCCGACGATCAATGATGCTGAGCAGGCGCGGTTCGCGGTATCGGTGATGGAAGAAATCGTGGGTAAGCAGAACGTGAATGCATCAGTGGAACCGACGATGGGCGCCGAAGACTTTTCGTTCATGCTGCTCGCAAAGCCTGGCTGTTATGCGTTTTTGGGAAATGGCGAAGGCGAGCATCGCGAATCGGGACACGGCGCGGGCCCTTGCATGCTTCACAACGCGAGCTACGATTTCAATGACGACTTGTTGTCGGTCGGTTCAACCTATTTTGTGAAGCTCGCTGACAGGTTTTTATCGGCTCGTTGA